The Argopecten irradians isolate NY chromosome 4, Ai_NY, whole genome shotgun sequence genome has a window encoding:
- the LOC138320816 gene encoding FMRFamide neuropeptides-like, which translates to MDTKAMVICGAALFLAIIDLAFTDDGKLVDSDQSEIKKRMAPDIEYEGYNPYSDLSDEDLAEIIKRGSLLRFGKRGSLLRFGKRGSLLRFGKRRSILRYGKRFDDQDENMELPLEDYADAGSDDKRGTLFRFGKRRALFRYGRSADKPHTPFRFGREEEYLEK; encoded by the exons ATGGATACAAAGGCTATGGTAATTTGTGGAGCAGCTCTTTTCTTGGCAATTATTGACCTGGCATTTACAGATGACGGAAAGTTAG TTGattctgaccaatcagaaattAAGAAGAGGATGGCCCCAGATATAGAATATGAAGGCTACAACCCATACAGCGATCTTTCCGACGAGGACTTAGCCGAAATTATCAAACGGGGAAGCCTTCTTCGGTTCGGAAAACGAGGAAGTCTGTTGAGGTTTGGAAAGCGTGGTAGTCTGCTCCGGTTCGGCAAAAGAAGGTCAATTCTTCGTTATGGAAAACGTTTCGACGACCAAGATGAAAACATGGAATTGCCCCTCGAAGATTATGCTGATGCCGGAAGTGACGACAAAAGAGGAACATTATTCCGATTTGGAAAAAGGAGAGCTCTTTTCCGGTATGGTAGGAGCGCAGATAAACCACACACGCCGTTCAGATTCGGACGGGAGGAGGAATATTTAGAAAAATAG